One Nicotiana sylvestris chromosome 12, ASM39365v2, whole genome shotgun sequence genomic window carries:
- the LOC104213407 gene encoding putative ALA-interacting subunit 2 isoform X1, with the protein MDVEGAGTWSGNGAESVESHSRPVRRHLNNAVYQFTQQNLPACKPVLTPAWVISMFFLIGVIFIPIGLLCLHASESVVEIVDRYDTDCVPDHLKGQKVTYIKDSSVSKNCTRYLKVPQNMKAPIYIYYQLDNYYQNHRRYVKSRSDKQLLHGLKYNDTSSCNPEGENNGLPIVPCGLIAWSLFNDTYSFSRGIDALKVNRKNIAWRSDREHKFGKHVYPYNFQSGSLIGGATLDPKVPLSDQEDLIVWMRTAALPNFRKLYGRIEEDLNEDDLIMVKLVNNYNTYSFGGRKKLVLSTTSWLGGRNNFLGMSYIAVGSSFIFLAFVFLLLHVKNPRWISMKDASWYINEVISDIFRRKRSKVYIAEFANNSYNQPVA; encoded by the exons atgGATGTGGAGGGAGCCGGTACTTGGTCAGGAAATGGTGCAGAATCTGTAGAATCTCATTCCCGTCCAGTTCGACGACATCTGAATAATG CTGTATATCAGTTTACTCAACAAAATCTTCCGGCATGTAAACCTGTCCTGACACCAGCATGG GTTATTTCAATGTTTTTCTTGATAGGCGTCATTTTTATTCCAATTGGACTTCTCTGTCTTCATGCTTCTGAAAGT GTTGTTGAGATTGTTGACAGATATGATACAGATTGTGTGCCAGATCATCTCAAGGGCCAAAAAGTTACTTACATCAAAGATAGCTCAGTTTCAAAGAATTGTACCCGATACTTAAAG GTGCCCCAAAATATGAAAGCTCCAATTTACATCTATTATCAACTTGATAACTATTACCAGAACCACAGAAG GTACGTTAAAAGCAGAAGTGATAAACAGCTTTTACATGGACTAAAGTACAATGATACAAGTTCTTGTAACCCCGAAGGCGAAAATAATGGTCTCCCAATTGTTCCTTGTGGTTTGATTGCATGGAGCTTGTTTAATGACACATACTCCTTTTCCCGCGGAATAGATGCTCTAAAAGTCAACAGGAAAAATATTGCTTGGAGGAGTGACCGTGAACACAAATTTGGGAAGCATGTTTATCCATACAATTTTCAGAGTGGGTCTTTAATTGGTGGTGCAACATTGGACCCTAAAGTTCCT CTAAGTGATCAGGAGGATCTCATTGTATGGATGCGTACTGCTGCTCTCCCTAATTTCCGTAAATTATATGGAAGAATTGAAGAGGACTTAAATGAAGATGATTTAATTATGGTGAAGCTTGTAAACAACTACAACACTTACAGTTTTGGTGGAAGGAAGAAACTTGTTCTTTCAACAACCAGCTGGCTTGGTGGCCGGAATAACTTCCTTGGAATGTCCTACATTGCTGTCGGCTCTTCATTTATCTTCCTCGCTTTTGTCTTCTTATTACTTCATGTGAAAAATCCAAG ATGGATTTCTATGAAAGATGCCTCCTGGTATATAAATGAAGTTATATCAGATATTTTCAGAAGAAAAAGATCCAAAGTATACATTGCAGAATTTGCGAACAATTCATACAATCAGCCTGTGGCTTGA
- the LOC104213407 gene encoding putative ALA-interacting subunit 2 isoform X2: MDVEGAGTWSGNGAESVESHSRPVRRHLNNAVYQFTQQNLPACKPVLTPAWVISMFFLIGVIFIPIGLLCLHASESVVEIVDRYDTDCVPDHLKGQKVTYIKDSSVSKNCTRYLKVPQNMKAPIYIYYQLDNYYQNHRRYVKSRSDKQLLHGLKYNDTSSCNPEGENNGLPIVPCGLIAWSLFNDTYSFSRGIDALKVNRKNIAWRSDREHKFGKHVYPYNFQSGSLIGGATLDPKVPLSDQEDLIVWMRTAALPNFRKLYGRIEEDLNEDDLIMVKLVNNYNTYSFGGRKKLVLSTTSWLGGRNNFLGMSYIAVGSSFIFLAFVFLLLHVKNPRPYGDTNLSWNWKGMSN; encoded by the exons atgGATGTGGAGGGAGCCGGTACTTGGTCAGGAAATGGTGCAGAATCTGTAGAATCTCATTCCCGTCCAGTTCGACGACATCTGAATAATG CTGTATATCAGTTTACTCAACAAAATCTTCCGGCATGTAAACCTGTCCTGACACCAGCATGG GTTATTTCAATGTTTTTCTTGATAGGCGTCATTTTTATTCCAATTGGACTTCTCTGTCTTCATGCTTCTGAAAGT GTTGTTGAGATTGTTGACAGATATGATACAGATTGTGTGCCAGATCATCTCAAGGGCCAAAAAGTTACTTACATCAAAGATAGCTCAGTTTCAAAGAATTGTACCCGATACTTAAAG GTGCCCCAAAATATGAAAGCTCCAATTTACATCTATTATCAACTTGATAACTATTACCAGAACCACAGAAG GTACGTTAAAAGCAGAAGTGATAAACAGCTTTTACATGGACTAAAGTACAATGATACAAGTTCTTGTAACCCCGAAGGCGAAAATAATGGTCTCCCAATTGTTCCTTGTGGTTTGATTGCATGGAGCTTGTTTAATGACACATACTCCTTTTCCCGCGGAATAGATGCTCTAAAAGTCAACAGGAAAAATATTGCTTGGAGGAGTGACCGTGAACACAAATTTGGGAAGCATGTTTATCCATACAATTTTCAGAGTGGGTCTTTAATTGGTGGTGCAACATTGGACCCTAAAGTTCCT CTAAGTGATCAGGAGGATCTCATTGTATGGATGCGTACTGCTGCTCTCCCTAATTTCCGTAAATTATATGGAAGAATTGAAGAGGACTTAAATGAAGATGATTTAATTATGGTGAAGCTTGTAAACAACTACAACACTTACAGTTTTGGTGGAAGGAAGAAACTTGTTCTTTCAACAACCAGCTGGCTTGGTGGCCGGAATAACTTCCTTGGAATGTCCTACATTGCTGTCGGCTCTTCATTTATCTTCCTCGCTTTTGTCTTCTTATTACTTCATGTGAAAAATCCAAG GCCTTATGGGGATACAAATTTATCTTGGAACTGGAAAGGCATGTCAAACTAG
- the LOC104213407 gene encoding putative ALA-interacting subunit 2 isoform X3 produces MGVIFIPIGLLCLHASESVVEIVDRYDTDCVPDHLKGQKVTYIKDSSVSKNCTRYLKVPQNMKAPIYIYYQLDNYYQNHRRYVKSRSDKQLLHGLKYNDTSSCNPEGENNGLPIVPCGLIAWSLFNDTYSFSRGIDALKVNRKNIAWRSDREHKFGKHVYPYNFQSGSLIGGATLDPKVPLSDQEDLIVWMRTAALPNFRKLYGRIEEDLNEDDLIMVKLVNNYNTYSFGGRKKLVLSTTSWLGGRNNFLGMSYIAVGSSFIFLAFVFLLLHVKNPRWISMKDASWYINEVISDIFRRKRSKVYIAEFANNSYNQPVA; encoded by the exons ATGG GCGTCATTTTTATTCCAATTGGACTTCTCTGTCTTCATGCTTCTGAAAGT GTTGTTGAGATTGTTGACAGATATGATACAGATTGTGTGCCAGATCATCTCAAGGGCCAAAAAGTTACTTACATCAAAGATAGCTCAGTTTCAAAGAATTGTACCCGATACTTAAAG GTGCCCCAAAATATGAAAGCTCCAATTTACATCTATTATCAACTTGATAACTATTACCAGAACCACAGAAG GTACGTTAAAAGCAGAAGTGATAAACAGCTTTTACATGGACTAAAGTACAATGATACAAGTTCTTGTAACCCCGAAGGCGAAAATAATGGTCTCCCAATTGTTCCTTGTGGTTTGATTGCATGGAGCTTGTTTAATGACACATACTCCTTTTCCCGCGGAATAGATGCTCTAAAAGTCAACAGGAAAAATATTGCTTGGAGGAGTGACCGTGAACACAAATTTGGGAAGCATGTTTATCCATACAATTTTCAGAGTGGGTCTTTAATTGGTGGTGCAACATTGGACCCTAAAGTTCCT CTAAGTGATCAGGAGGATCTCATTGTATGGATGCGTACTGCTGCTCTCCCTAATTTCCGTAAATTATATGGAAGAATTGAAGAGGACTTAAATGAAGATGATTTAATTATGGTGAAGCTTGTAAACAACTACAACACTTACAGTTTTGGTGGAAGGAAGAAACTTGTTCTTTCAACAACCAGCTGGCTTGGTGGCCGGAATAACTTCCTTGGAATGTCCTACATTGCTGTCGGCTCTTCATTTATCTTCCTCGCTTTTGTCTTCTTATTACTTCATGTGAAAAATCCAAG ATGGATTTCTATGAAAGATGCCTCCTGGTATATAAATGAAGTTATATCAGATATTTTCAGAAGAAAAAGATCCAAAGTATACATTGCAGAATTTGCGAACAATTCATACAATCAGCCTGTGGCTTGA